In Anseongella ginsenosidimutans, one genomic interval encodes:
- a CDS encoding NmrA family NAD(P)-binding protein, which translates to MANEILILGATGKTGKRVAESLQNRGIPIRAGSRSGNPPFDWDKPGNWPAVLDGIQKIYITYYPDFVTPGALEKILGFVDAVKKTGVQQLVFLSGRGEKEAAEAERIVMNSGLHTTIVRSSWFMQNFSEFYFLDYILGGQIIVPKHKALEPFVDLDDLADVVVEALTDDQHKGKIYELTGPELLSFKDTTQMISEAINRPVEYDEVNMDQYVNILRGYQIPEDIIWLMQYLFTEVLDGRNESTTNDIEKVLGRKPTTFNEYAAKAKETGVWNV; encoded by the coding sequence ATGGCAAATGAAATCTTGATATTGGGAGCGACGGGGAAAACCGGAAAACGCGTGGCGGAAAGTCTTCAAAACAGGGGAATCCCCATTCGGGCAGGCTCCAGGAGCGGAAACCCGCCTTTTGATTGGGATAAACCTGGGAACTGGCCTGCTGTTTTAGACGGTATCCAAAAAATTTATATCACTTACTACCCGGACTTTGTGACCCCCGGGGCGCTGGAAAAAATCCTGGGGTTTGTGGATGCTGTAAAAAAAACCGGTGTTCAGCAACTGGTATTTCTTTCCGGAAGGGGCGAGAAAGAGGCCGCGGAAGCAGAAAGGATCGTCATGAATTCGGGGCTGCACACTACGATTGTTAGGTCCAGCTGGTTCATGCAGAATTTTAGCGAATTCTATTTTCTTGATTATATTCTGGGTGGCCAGATCATTGTCCCTAAGCATAAAGCATTGGAACCTTTTGTCGATCTTGATGACCTTGCGGATGTGGTGGTTGAAGCGCTGACGGACGATCAGCACAAGGGGAAGATCTATGAACTGACCGGCCCGGAATTGCTGTCTTTTAAAGATACGACCCAAATGATTTCCGAAGCCATCAACAGGCCTGTTGAGTACGACGAAGTGAATATGGATCAGTACGTCAACATCCTCCGTGGCTACCAAATCCCTGAAGACATTATTTGGCTTATGCAATATTTGTTTACTGAAGTATTGGATGGAAGAAACGAATCGACCACGAACGATATAGAAAAAGTACTAGGCCGCAAACCAACTACTTTTAATGAATATGCGGCCAAAGCTAAAGAAACAGGGGTTTGGAACGTTTAA
- a CDS encoding helix-turn-helix domain-containing protein — protein sequence MIDAAKIIADHDLELFVKEILVLEEKEGVQESTLPFFADGYPGIVYLQSEKGFLIPRKKALTAFFLYGQMIAPFELLIKAPYLMIVFQLYPFASKLLFDVDPKKLNDDCFDLSSLQGAAVENSLEAVAAAPEIGLQVEIIARFLSGIAREKGMEEYREIQRAIQIVLDLKGVITVNELARHLNATERTLRRKFNDCVGISPKKFAKIIQFQTSLGQITTGGFSKLSDVVYENGYADQSHFIRNIKKFTGKRPLQLKKPQ from the coding sequence TTGATAGATGCTGCGAAAATAATAGCTGACCACGATCTGGAATTGTTCGTCAAGGAAATTTTGGTTCTGGAAGAGAAGGAGGGCGTACAGGAATCAACGCTTCCATTTTTTGCGGATGGCTATCCGGGAATCGTATACTTGCAGTCAGAAAAAGGATTTCTGATACCCCGGAAAAAAGCACTTACCGCTTTTTTCCTATACGGCCAAATGATCGCCCCTTTCGAACTTTTGATAAAGGCCCCTTATTTAATGATTGTTTTTCAGCTGTACCCCTTCGCTTCCAAACTGTTGTTCGATGTTGATCCTAAAAAACTAAACGATGACTGTTTTGACCTTTCAAGCCTTCAAGGGGCAGCTGTGGAAAATTCTTTGGAAGCGGTAGCTGCTGCTCCTGAAATAGGTTTGCAGGTGGAAATCATCGCCCGGTTCCTTTCAGGGATTGCCCGTGAAAAGGGAATGGAAGAATACCGGGAAATACAACGGGCCATTCAAATTGTCCTGGATCTGAAGGGAGTCATTACTGTTAACGAACTGGCCAGGCACCTGAATGCCACAGAAAGGACCTTACGAAGGAAATTCAATGATTGTGTGGGGATTTCCCCGAAAAAATTTGCAAAAATCATACAGTTTCAAACCTCTTTGGGTCAAATCACCACAGGCGGCTTTTCAAAATTGAGCGATGTGGTCTATGAAAACGGCTATGCTGACCAGTCCCATTTTATACGGAACATCAAGAAATTTACGGGAAAGAGGCCTTTGCAGTTAAAAAAGCCGCAGTAG
- a CDS encoding alpha-hydroxy acid oxidase, with translation MQDLLKYAPEYPSVRDLKNRAKRRIPKFAFDYLEGGCNEEVNLLKNESDFHKIELRPQYLKDFNDVNMRTTLFGREYDAPFGISPIGLQGLMWPNAPEILAKAALRHNVPFILSTVSTSSIERIAEITESNFWFQLYHPVENALRDDILDRLTSVNCPVLTLLADVPSFGFRYREIKAGLSMPPRMTLRNIFQAFGRPVWSLETLKTGIPEFATLKKYMDNKMDMSQLGKFMNKTFNGRINSEKIAAIRDKWKGKLVVKGIVSEEDIQKCIALGADGIIVSNHGGRQIDAGESSIRSLQCLAGKYGDQITVMMDGGVRSGPDIARAIASGASFTFMGRPFMYGVAALGNNGGNHTIAMFKSQLKQVMEQLCCEKIDDLKATLVPVGSGAYELGPHN, from the coding sequence ATGCAAGATCTTTTAAAATATGCACCTGAGTATCCATCAGTAAGAGATTTAAAAAACAGGGCTAAAAGGCGTATTCCAAAATTTGCTTTTGACTATCTCGAAGGAGGTTGCAACGAGGAAGTTAACCTTTTAAAAAACGAATCTGATTTTCATAAAATTGAGCTGCGTCCGCAATACCTGAAGGATTTTAACGACGTTAATATGCGGACGACCCTTTTCGGCCGTGAATATGACGCGCCGTTTGGTATATCTCCTATAGGTCTTCAGGGATTGATGTGGCCAAATGCGCCGGAAATATTGGCTAAAGCTGCTTTACGGCATAATGTGCCATTTATATTAAGCACGGTTTCAACGAGTTCGATAGAAAGGATTGCGGAGATTACCGAAAGCAATTTTTGGTTTCAATTGTACCATCCTGTTGAAAATGCGCTGCGGGATGATATCCTTGACCGGTTGACAAGTGTAAATTGTCCTGTACTGACCCTGTTGGCGGACGTGCCTTCTTTTGGTTTTCGTTATCGCGAAATCAAGGCGGGCCTCTCCATGCCTCCGAGAATGACGTTAAGGAACATATTTCAGGCTTTCGGCAGGCCTGTCTGGTCTTTAGAGACCCTTAAAACGGGCATTCCGGAATTTGCAACCCTGAAAAAATACATGGACAACAAAATGGATATGAGCCAGCTGGGAAAGTTCATGAATAAAACGTTTAACGGAAGGATAAACAGTGAAAAAATAGCGGCCATCCGTGATAAATGGAAAGGGAAGCTGGTTGTTAAGGGGATTGTAAGTGAAGAGGATATTCAAAAATGTATTGCGCTCGGGGCGGATGGTATCATTGTGTCGAACCACGGCGGAAGGCAAATAGATGCCGGAGAATCTTCTATAAGATCATTGCAATGCCTCGCCGGAAAATACGGCGATCAAATAACGGTCATGATGGATGGAGGAGTCCGGTCCGGCCCTGATATTGCCCGTGCAATTGCATCCGGAGCGAGTTTTACCTTTATGGGCAGGCCGTTTATGTACGGCGTTGCCGCCCTGGGAAATAACGGAGGAAACCATACCATTGCCATGTTTAAATCCCAGCTTAAGCAAGTAATGGAACAATTGTGTTGCGAGAAAATTGATGATCTCAAAGCTACATTAGTGCCTGTGGGGTCCGGAGCATATGAACTAGGTCCTCATAATTGA
- a CDS encoding DUF6597 domain-containing transcriptional factor: MKLQLIDLLPPLKDYIHKMWIFEAAGRLPGEDMRMLVPDGRLLMLVPFRNVITGKMDKREYLAGPQTMSLVGISDSPAVVDTQQDGPIGIIGIDINPLGAYRFFRLPLKEIKNQLHPLPDLLGKAARQLEATIAGTENISRKVKLLQEFLVNRFHSETPDLVFEYCVRKIENSQGRISIRQLEQETGYSGRWLNRKFEEKLGMSPKNFSSVRRFQYYYQALLTNASRILRHKEFYDHYYDESHFIREFKRYTGLPPARLENATNNFGRLFL, from the coding sequence ATGAAACTGCAACTGATAGATCTCTTACCGCCATTAAAAGACTACATTCATAAAATGTGGATCTTCGAGGCCGCCGGTCGCTTACCAGGCGAGGATATGCGCATGCTGGTTCCTGATGGGCGTTTACTTATGCTGGTGCCGTTCAGAAATGTGATAACGGGCAAAATGGATAAGCGGGAATACCTGGCTGGTCCGCAAACTATGTCCCTGGTGGGCATTTCCGATTCGCCAGCAGTAGTGGATACGCAGCAGGATGGACCGATTGGTATAATCGGAATTGATATCAACCCACTGGGAGCCTACCGTTTTTTTCGGCTGCCATTGAAGGAAATCAAAAACCAGCTTCATCCGCTGCCGGACCTGCTGGGAAAGGCGGCCAGGCAGCTGGAAGCAACAATTGCCGGCACAGAAAACATTTCCCGAAAAGTGAAACTCCTGCAAGAATTCCTGGTGAACCGGTTTCATTCGGAAACCCCGGATCTTGTTTTTGAATACTGTGTGCGGAAAATCGAAAATTCGCAAGGCCGGATATCCATCAGGCAACTGGAGCAGGAAACCGGTTATTCCGGCCGCTGGCTGAACAGGAAATTTGAGGAAAAGCTGGGGATGAGCCCAAAGAACTTTTCCTCTGTCAGGAGGTTCCAGTATTATTACCAGGCATTGCTTACAAACGCGTCCAGGATCCTAAGACATAAAGAGTTTTACGATCATTACTACGACGAATCGCACTTTATCCGGGAATTTAAAAGATACACGGGCCTTCCACCAGCCCGCCTGGAAAACGCAACCAATAATTTCGGGCGGCTTTTTCTATAA
- a CDS encoding VOC family protein — protein sequence MSLIVPYLNFKGNTEEAFNFYKSVFGGDFTSVQRFGDTPHAGDIPPGQSNKIMHLSLQVDKDTLLLGSDNLESMGMPPLVEGTNFSLSCHPESVEEGTMLFNALAAGGQVLMPFEKVFWGAHFGMLIDQFGIKWLFNVAEEGA from the coding sequence ATGTCACTTATCGTTCCATACCTCAATTTTAAGGGCAATACAGAAGAAGCCTTCAATTTCTACAAATCCGTTTTCGGCGGTGATTTTACTTCCGTGCAACGGTTCGGCGACACCCCCCATGCCGGTGATATACCGCCAGGCCAGTCAAACAAAATAATGCATCTTTCCCTGCAAGTAGATAAAGATACGTTGCTGTTGGGCAGTGATAACCTGGAGTCGATGGGTATGCCTCCGCTGGTGGAAGGCACGAACTTTTCGCTTTCCTGCCACCCTGAATCAGTAGAAGAGGGAACAATGCTTTTCAATGCCCTTGCTGCAGGCGGCCAGGTATTAATGCCTTTCGAAAAAGTTTTCTGGGGCGCTCATTTCGGAATGCTGATCGATCAATTTGGCATTAAGTGGTTGTTTAATGTGGCAGAAGAGGGAGCATAG